Proteins encoded within one genomic window of Anastrepha ludens isolate Willacy chromosome 4, idAnaLude1.1, whole genome shotgun sequence:
- the LOC128862107 gene encoding gamma-glutamylcyclotransferase-like translates to MASKFYYFGFGSNLLAKRIHIQNPTAVRIGPGKLENYQLDFYTSSRTWHGAPATIVPKKGSCVFGAIWEIDNSNLKDLDDQEGVSHGIYVPIKVAVIALNDCKPIECRAYHLTTQPTGDVRCLKPEQIPYDRQPSKTYLKTIVKGALETCLPAEYVQWLRTIKHNGKMVEVLEKKLDLCDVKL, encoded by the exons ATGGCGTCAAAGTTCTATTACTTTGGATTTGGCAGTAATTTGTTGGCCAAGAGAATACACATACAAAACCCAACTGCAGTGCGGATAGGTCCCGGGAAGCTGGag AACTATCAGCTCGACTTCTACACAAGCTCACGTACTTGGCATGGTGCGCCAGCAACGATTGTACCGAAGAAGGGCTCTTGTGTATTTGGAGCCATTTGGGAGATTGATAATAGTAATTTAAAGGATCTGGATGA TCAAGAAGGCGTTTCGCATGGTATTTATGTGCCCATCAAAGTGGCGGTAATAGCGCTTAACGACTGTAAGCCCATCGAATGTCGCGCCTATCATTTAACAACTCAACCGACCGGAGATGTGAGATGTCTAAAACCCGAGCAAATACCATACGATCGACAGCcatctaaaacatatttaaaaacgaTTGTAAAAGGAGCTTTGGAGACGTGTTTACCAGCGGAATATGTACAGTGGCTACGTACGATCAAACATAATGGCAAGATGGTCGAAGTGCTGGAGAAGAAATTGGATTTGTGTGACGTAAAATTGTAA